CCGCATTGGGAGCAGGGTCTCGTTCCACATCGGGAATATGTGAGGAAAGCAGTGGCTCAAGGTATTTTGATTGCGGGCGGGCCATTCATGGATCATACGGGTGGATTGATCATTCTAGAAGTTAATAGCTTGGAAGATGCACAGCACTTTGCTGACAATGATCCTGCGGTGATTGAAGAGAAATTCGAAGCAACTATCTATCCGTGGGAGCCGTTGGAAGGAATTTTTAATAAATAGTCTGATTTTTGTTGACGTTCGGATGTGCGATTTGCTATGTTTTATATATAACGAAATGGTTATATGACTTGGAGGCATAGACATGACGGATATTTATCGGGCAATTGCAGATCC
The genomic region above belongs to Sporosarcina sp. Marseille-Q4943 and contains:
- a CDS encoding YciI family protein, encoding MAQGILIAGGPFMDHTGGLIILEVNSLEDAQHFADNDPAVIEEKFEATIYPWEPLEGIFNK